A section of the Trichomycterus rosablanca isolate fTriRos1 chromosome 6, fTriRos1.hap1, whole genome shotgun sequence genome encodes:
- the klhl30 gene encoding kelch-like protein 30 yields MVRNVDDLDFCLSSHAQTILEGLRSLCSNPKFIDVTLSAGGRDFPCHRGMLALCSLYFRSMFSGDFIESISAQVELHDVDPNVLAMLLDFAYTGKLTINQGNVEGLIRTSSQLQFHTVRAVCSRYLQHQIDATNCLGIQEFGEIHGCPEVVVKAKAFLLENFEAVQQHEEFLLLQKDKLVAFLQEECLQVRDDRARAEAALAWVRHCKESRICHLPELLKLARLPLLSDSYITEVLMKDELLQDCLEGQKLLEEISKEKSNLKPGESELGVIWNTPHNLQEVLFVMGGRSLDDSDNEDEEEEGEGRIRVRPRNCAFYNSKLKQWHQLPDFPNYNKWGYSIVSLNNDVYITGGSRGSQSNTWSTTQTWKYITREGRWVTVAPMLRPRTNHASATLNGEIYVIGGTANDVVEVEHYDPYTNSWALTAPALKYVTNFTATACLGKLYIIGSCAVKYNALTLQCYNPVIDGWSIICSPFIPKYLSSPRSVSMDGVIYLVADNTKKVYLYDPVANVWQKVQLLHKLHENGGLVVLGRQLYVTGGHWKGMEGDYSVEVEVYTRASDSWKVECFLPRLWYYSGCCTVFLDTSQWPERFPEDM; encoded by the exons ATGGTGCGTAACGTAGACGACCTCGACTTCTGCCTGTCCTCTCACGCGCAGACGATCCTGGAGGGCCTGCGCTCCCTCTGCTCCAACCCCAAATTCATAGACGTCACCCTGAGCGCCGGCGGGCGCGACTTCCCCTGCCATCGGGGCATGCTGGCGCTCTGCAGCCTCTACTTCCGCTCCATGTTCTCGGGGGACTTCATAGAGAGCATATCCGCCCAGGTGGAGCTCCACGACGTGGATCCCAACGTGCTCGCCATGCTTTTGGACTTCGCCTATACGGGGAAGCTCACCATCAACCAGGGGAACGTGGAGGGCCTGATCCGCACGTCGAGTCAGCTTCAGTTCCACACGGTGCGCGCCGTCTGCAGCAGGTACCTCCAGCATCAGATAGATGCCACCAACTGTCTGGGTATACAAGAGTTTGGGGAGATCCACGGCTGCCCTGAGGTGGTGGTGAAGGCTAAGGCGTTCCTTTTGGAGAACTTCGAGGCAGTGCAGCAGCATGAAGAGTTCCTCCTGCTGCAGAAGGACAAACTGGTGGCTTTCCTGCAGGAAGAATGTCTGCAGGTGAGGGACGACCGTGCTCGGGCCGAGGCGGCTCTTGCTTGGGTCAGGCATTGTAAGGAGAGCCGGATCTGTCACCTACCAGAACTGCTAAAGCTGGCCAGACTTCCTCTGCTATCTGATTCCTACATCACTGAGGTCCTGATGAAAGATGAACTACTGCAGGACTGCCTGGAAGGTCAGAAGCTTCTAGAGGAGATTTCCAAAGAG AAGTCGAACCTGAAGCCGGGCGAGTCAGAGCTGGGCGTTATCTGGAACACCCCTCACAACCTGCAGGAGGTGTTATTCGTCATGGGCGGCCGTTCCTTAGACGACTCGGACAATGAAGACGAGGAGGAAGAGGGTGAGGGACGGATCAGGGTGCGTCCCAGAAACTGTGCCTTCTACAACAGCAAGCTCA AGCAGTGGCACCAGCTACCCGACTTTCCCAACTACAACAAGTGGGGCTACTCCATCGTCTCGTTAAATAACGACGTTTATATCACAG GAGGATCCAGAGGTTCCCAGTCCAATACCTGGTCCACCACGCAGACCTGGAAGTATATCACTCGGGAGGGGCGGTGGGTCACCGTAGCGCCGATGCTGCGGCCCAGGACTAACCATGCCTCGGCGACCCTGAACGGAGAGATTTACGTCATCGGAG GTACAGCAAATGACGTGGTGGAAGTGGAGCACTACGACCCCTACACTAACAGTTGGGCCCTTACGGCTCCTGCGCTGAAATACGTCACCAACTTTACAGCCACGGCGTGTCTGGGGAAGCTGTACATCATCGGCTCCTGCGCCGTCAAGTACAACGCGCTGACCCTGCAGTGCTACAATCCCGTCATCG ATGGCTGGAGTATCATCTGTTCCCCGTTCATCCCGAAATACCTGTCCTCCCCTCGCTCCGTCTCCATGGACGGGGTCATTTATTTGGTAGCGGACAACACCAAAAAGGTTTACCTGTACGACCCGGTCGCCAACGTGTGGCAAAAG GTGCAGCTCCTGCACAAGCTGCATGAGAACGGTGGACTGGTGGTGCTGGGACGGCAGCTGTATGTAACCGGTGGTCACTGGAAGGGGATGGAGGGCGATTACAGCGTGGAGGTGGAGGTCTACACCCGGGCGTCCGACTCCTGGAAAGTGGAGTGTTTCCTGCCCCGACTCTGGTACTACAGCGGCTGCTGCACCGTCTTCTTAGACACGTCCCAGTGGCCCGAGCGCTTTCCTGAGGACATGTAG